From Micromonospora rhizosphaerae, the proteins below share one genomic window:
- a CDS encoding 16S rRNA (uracil(1498)-N(3))-methyltransferase, which produces MSAPLFLVESLPTADRLTLDGSEGRHAATVQRLRPGERLLLADGRGGTAAAVIITVGKGTLDLEITSRGYIDAPVPRLVVVQGIAKGDRGELAVQAMTEVGVDEIVPWAADRSVVLWRGDRGVRAREKWVATVREATKQARRAWLPVVAGAPDESTARVARRIAGAAAAFVLHEEAEERLTTAELPATGEIVLVVGPEGGIADRELDAFTEAGARPVRLGPSVLRTSTAGVAALSVLSTRLGRW; this is translated from the coding sequence GTGTCCGCGCCGCTCTTCCTGGTCGAGTCGCTGCCCACCGCCGACCGGCTGACCCTCGACGGCTCCGAGGGGCGCCACGCCGCCACCGTGCAGCGGCTCCGGCCCGGCGAAAGACTGCTGCTCGCCGACGGGCGGGGTGGCACGGCCGCCGCGGTGATCATCACCGTCGGCAAGGGCACCCTCGACCTCGAGATCACTTCCCGCGGGTACATCGACGCGCCCGTTCCGCGCCTGGTCGTGGTGCAGGGCATCGCCAAGGGGGACCGGGGCGAGCTGGCGGTGCAGGCGATGACCGAGGTCGGCGTCGACGAGATCGTGCCCTGGGCGGCCGACCGCTCGGTCGTCCTCTGGCGCGGTGACCGCGGCGTACGGGCCCGGGAGAAGTGGGTGGCGACCGTGCGGGAGGCGACCAAGCAGGCCCGCCGGGCCTGGTTGCCGGTGGTGGCCGGCGCGCCGGACGAGTCCACCGCCCGGGTGGCCCGCCGGATCGCTGGGGCCGCTGCGGCGTTCGTGCTGCACGAGGAGGCGGAGGAACGGCTGACCACCGCCGAGCTGCCCGCCACCGGCGAGATTGTGCTGGTCGTCGGCCCGGAGGGGGGCATCGCCGACCGCGAGCTGGATGCGTTCACCGAGGCCGGGGCCCGCCCGGTCCGTCTCGGCCCGTCCGTCCTGCGCACCTCCACGGCCGGCGTCGCCGCCCTCTCCGTCCTCTCCACCCGCCTGGGCCGT
- the dnaJ gene encoding molecular chaperone DnaJ produces MARDYYGILGVSRDASDDEIKRAYRKLARQFHPDVNPDPEAQEKFKDINAAYEVLSDDRKRQIVDLGGDPLAPGGGGAGGPGGPGAGGPFVGFQDIMDAFFGGAAGGGRGPRPRTRPGADAILRLELDLQETAFGVEAPITVDTAVLCTTCSGAGTAAGTHLATCEACGGRGEVQSVQRTFLGQVVSARPCTVCQGYGTTIPHPCPTCAGDGRVRTRRSLTVKIPAGVEDGMRIRLAQQGEVGPGGGTAGDLYVEIHERPHDVYSRKGDDLHCRVTVPMTAAALGTRLTIKTLDSEETVDVKPGTQPGSTLRLRARGVPHLRGTGRGDLYVHLDVRTPTKLDAEQERMLREFAKTRGEEVAELTKQGGFFSRMRDAFNGHA; encoded by the coding sequence GTGGCCAGGGACTACTACGGCATTCTCGGTGTGAGCCGGGACGCCTCCGACGACGAGATCAAGCGCGCCTACCGGAAGCTGGCGCGGCAGTTCCACCCGGATGTCAATCCGGACCCGGAGGCACAGGAGAAGTTCAAGGACATCAACGCCGCGTACGAGGTCCTCTCGGACGACCGGAAACGGCAGATCGTCGACCTGGGCGGCGACCCGCTGGCCCCGGGCGGCGGGGGCGCCGGCGGCCCGGGTGGTCCCGGCGCTGGCGGGCCGTTCGTCGGCTTCCAGGACATCATGGACGCGTTCTTCGGCGGCGCTGCGGGCGGCGGCCGGGGCCCGCGGCCGCGTACCCGGCCGGGGGCGGACGCGATCCTGCGGCTGGAGCTGGACCTGCAGGAGACCGCGTTCGGCGTCGAGGCGCCGATCACCGTCGACACCGCCGTCCTCTGCACCACCTGCTCCGGCGCCGGCACGGCGGCCGGCACCCACCTGGCCACCTGCGAGGCGTGCGGCGGCCGGGGCGAGGTGCAGTCGGTGCAGCGCACCTTCCTCGGGCAGGTGGTCTCCGCCCGGCCGTGCACCGTCTGCCAGGGCTACGGCACCACCATCCCGCACCCCTGCCCGACCTGCGCCGGCGACGGCCGGGTGCGGACCCGCCGCTCGCTGACCGTCAAGATCCCCGCGGGTGTCGAGGACGGCATGCGGATCCGGCTGGCCCAGCAGGGCGAGGTGGGCCCGGGCGGCGGCACCGCCGGCGACCTCTACGTGGAGATCCACGAGCGGCCGCACGACGTCTACTCCCGTAAGGGCGACGACCTGCACTGCCGCGTCACCGTGCCGATGACGGCCGCGGCGCTCGGCACCCGGCTGACCATCAAGACCCTCGACAGCGAGGAGACCGTCGACGTCAAGCCGGGCACCCAGCCGGGCAGCACGCTGCGGCTGCGCGCCCGGGGCGTGCCGCACCTGCGCGGCACCGGCCGGGGCGACCTCTACGTCCACCTCGACGTGCGCACCCCGACCAAGCTCGACGCCGAGCAGGAGCGGATGCTGCGCGAGTTCGCCAAGACCCGGGGCGAGGAGGTCGCCGAGCTGACCAAGCAGGGCGGCTTCTTCTCCCGGATGCGTGACGCCTTCAACGGGCACGCCTGA
- the hrcA gene encoding heat-inducible transcriptional repressor HrcA — MGLDDRKLAVLRAIVEDYVATQEPVGSKALVERHQLGVSPATVRNDMAVLEEEGYIRQPHTSAGRVPTDRGYRLFVDRLSRVKPLSPAERRAIERFLVGAVDLDDVVHRTVRLLAQLTRQVAVVQYPSLARSSVRHLELVPISTTRLMLVMIADTGRVEQRLVELPAPVPADDVTDLRQLVNEKLVGTRLSDTPPLVQTLVDESAPHLRPAMTTLSTVLLETLVERHEERIALAGTANLTRGGLLDFQGSLRPILEALEEEVVLLKLIGEAETSTTRVLIGDENEIDNLRAASVVSTGYGPGATIVGGLGVLGPTRMDYPGNIATVRAVARYVGELLAQN, encoded by the coding sequence ATGGGTCTCGACGACCGCAAGCTCGCCGTGCTGCGCGCGATCGTCGAGGACTATGTCGCCACCCAGGAGCCGGTGGGGAGCAAGGCCCTCGTCGAGCGGCACCAGTTGGGCGTCTCCCCGGCGACGGTGCGCAACGACATGGCGGTGCTGGAGGAGGAGGGCTACATCCGGCAGCCGCACACCAGCGCAGGCCGGGTGCCCACCGACCGTGGCTACCGGCTCTTCGTCGACCGGCTGTCCCGGGTGAAGCCGCTCAGCCCCGCCGAGCGCCGGGCGATCGAGCGCTTCCTGGTCGGCGCCGTCGACCTGGACGACGTGGTGCACCGCACCGTCCGGCTGCTGGCCCAGCTGACCCGGCAGGTCGCCGTGGTGCAGTACCCGAGCCTCGCCCGCTCCTCGGTCCGCCACCTGGAGCTGGTGCCGATCTCCACCACCCGGCTGATGCTGGTCATGATCGCCGACACCGGGCGGGTCGAGCAGCGGCTGGTCGAGCTGCCCGCGCCGGTCCCCGCCGACGACGTCACCGACCTGCGCCAGCTGGTCAACGAGAAACTGGTCGGCACCCGGCTGTCCGACACCCCGCCGCTGGTGCAGACGCTGGTCGACGAGTCCGCACCGCACCTGCGCCCGGCCATGACCACGCTCTCCACCGTGCTGCTGGAGACGCTGGTGGAACGGCACGAGGAGCGCATCGCGCTGGCCGGCACCGCCAACCTGACCCGGGGTGGCCTGCTCGACTTCCAGGGCTCGCTGCGGCCCATCCTCGAGGCGCTCGAGGAGGAGGTCGTGCTGCTCAAGCTCATCGGCGAGGCCGAGACGAGCACGACCCGGGTGCTGATCGGCGACGAGAACGAGATCGACAACCTGCGTGCCGCCTCCGTCGTCAGCACCGGGTACGGCCCGGGCGCGACCATCGTCGGCGGCCTCGGCGTGCTCGGGCCCACCCGGATGGACTACCCCGGCAACATCGCCACGGTAAGGGCCGTGGCACGCTACGTGGGCGAACTGCTGGCCCAGAACTGA
- a CDS encoding DUF4870 domain-containing protein, with protein sequence MTEPPRPPGAGDPGTPSPDPTPPSAPLGSSADEPPTAPLSGAPGGGGYPPPGGYPPPSGGQPPSGGYPPPGGYPPPGAGYPTGGAYGPPRGYANNEDKTWALIAHFGGAAAMFVSGGVLGWLPPLVAMLARGNQSPTVRQHAVAALNFQLLWSIVGLVGWLLACIAIGFIAVGAAVILGIIFGVLAGVKANEGELYRYPMSISLVK encoded by the coding sequence ATGACTGAACCACCTCGCCCTCCCGGAGCGGGGGACCCCGGCACCCCGTCGCCGGACCCGACCCCGCCGTCGGCACCGCTCGGCTCGTCGGCAGACGAGCCCCCCACCGCACCACTGTCCGGGGCACCGGGCGGGGGCGGCTATCCCCCGCCCGGCGGGTATCCGCCGCCCTCCGGTGGCCAGCCCCCGTCGGGTGGCTACCCGCCCCCGGGCGGCTATCCCCCGCCGGGCGCCGGCTATCCGACCGGCGGCGCCTACGGCCCGCCGCGGGGCTACGCCAACAACGAGGACAAGACCTGGGCTCTGATCGCGCATTTCGGCGGCGCCGCGGCGATGTTCGTCAGTGGCGGCGTGCTGGGCTGGCTTCCCCCGCTGGTCGCCATGCTGGCCCGGGGGAACCAGTCGCCGACGGTGCGCCAGCACGCGGTCGCGGCGCTCAACTTCCAGCTGCTCTGGTCGATCGTCGGCCTGGTCGGCTGGCTCCTGGCCTGCATCGCGATCGGGTTCATCGCGGTCGGCGCGGCGGTCATCCTCGGCATCATCTTCGGCGTCCTCGCCGGCGTCAAGGCCAACGAGGGCGAGCTGTACCGCTATCCGATGAGCATCAGCCTGGTCAAGTGA
- the hemW gene encoding radical SAM family heme chaperone HemW yields the protein MPSALPEGESVPRDGSLPATATRAVGARGFGVYVHVPFCASRCGYCDFNTYTAAELGGGASRESYADTVLAELALASRVLGDSPPPRVDTVFVGGGTPTLLAADDLARILGGIDRTWGLAPDAEVTTEANPESVSPESLKALRAAGYTRISLGMQSAAPGVLAVLDRKHSAGRATAAALEARDAGFDHVNLDLIYGTPGESAEDFTASLDQVVAAGVDHVSAYALIVEDGTRLAARMRRGELPFPSDDVAADRYLAAEAALGAAGFSWYEVSNWARTPAARCRHNLLYWTGADWWGLGPGAHSHVGGVRWWNVKHPTAYAQRLAAGASPGLAREVLQPDETHMEDVMLRLRLASGLPLEVLDDAGRAGAERALADGLLSGPEYAAGRAVLTLRGRLLADAVVRDLLP from the coding sequence ATGCCCAGCGCTCTTCCAGAAGGTGAATCCGTTCCGCGCGACGGATCGCTGCCCGCCACCGCCACCCGCGCGGTCGGCGCGCGCGGCTTCGGCGTGTACGTGCACGTGCCCTTCTGCGCCAGCCGCTGCGGCTACTGCGACTTCAACACCTACACGGCGGCCGAGTTGGGCGGCGGGGCCAGCCGCGAGTCGTACGCCGACACCGTGCTGGCCGAGCTGGCGCTGGCCAGCCGGGTGCTGGGCGACTCCCCGCCGCCGCGGGTGGACACCGTCTTCGTCGGCGGTGGCACCCCGACCCTGCTGGCCGCCGACGACCTGGCCCGGATCCTGGGCGGCATCGACCGCACCTGGGGGCTGGCCCCCGACGCCGAGGTGACCACCGAGGCCAACCCCGAGTCGGTCAGCCCGGAGTCGCTCAAGGCGCTGCGCGCCGCCGGATACACCCGGATCTCGCTGGGCATGCAGTCCGCCGCGCCGGGGGTGCTGGCCGTCCTCGACCGGAAGCACAGCGCGGGCCGGGCCACGGCCGCCGCGCTGGAGGCGCGGGACGCCGGGTTCGACCACGTCAACCTGGACCTGATCTACGGCACGCCGGGGGAGAGCGCGGAGGACTTCACCGCCTCCCTCGACCAGGTCGTGGCCGCCGGGGTCGACCACGTCAGCGCGTACGCCCTGATCGTGGAGGACGGCACCCGGCTGGCCGCCCGGATGCGCCGCGGCGAGCTGCCGTTCCCGAGCGACGACGTGGCGGCGGACCGCTACCTGGCCGCGGAGGCCGCCCTCGGCGCGGCCGGCTTCTCCTGGTACGAGGTCTCCAACTGGGCCCGGACGCCGGCCGCCCGGTGTCGGCACAACCTGCTCTACTGGACCGGCGCGGACTGGTGGGGCCTCGGGCCGGGGGCGCACAGCCACGTCGGCGGCGTCCGCTGGTGGAACGTCAAGCACCCGACGGCGTACGCCCAGCGGCTGGCCGCCGGCGCGTCACCCGGCCTGGCCCGGGAGGTGCTCCAGCCCGACGAGACGCACATGGAGGACGTGATGCTCCGGCTGCGGCTCGCCTCCGGGCTGCCGCTGGAGGTGCTGGACGACGCCGGGCGGGCCGGCGCGGAACGGGCGCTGGCCGACGGCCTGCTCTCCGGCCCGGAGTACGCGGCCGGGCGGGCGGTGCTCACCCTGCGCGGGCGGCTGCTGGCCGACGCGGTGGTCCGCGACCTGCTGCCCTGA
- a CDS encoding enoyl-CoA hydratase family protein: MTSPDALVRVATARGVTTLTLDSPHNRNALSTPLMTELLAGLTAAVADDAVRVIVLDHTGPVFCSGADLKETAAAYASGSVPARMLGDVLVAVRECPKPVVAKVAGPARAGGLGLIAAADLAVCAEEATFAFTEVRLGVIPAVISATVLPRLQPRAAAELYLTGDTFDGRRAAEIGLVTAAVPGSGLAAAVERYCASLVRGAPRALAGTKELLRRPAATDLRTEIAELSALSVGYFLSEEGREGVLAFREKRDPAWVPASPE, translated from the coding sequence ATGACCTCTCCGGACGCTCTCGTGCGGGTCGCCACGGCCCGTGGGGTGACCACCCTCACCCTGGACAGCCCGCACAACCGCAACGCGCTCTCCACCCCGCTGATGACCGAGCTGCTGGCCGGCCTCACCGCCGCGGTCGCGGATGACGCGGTCCGGGTGATCGTGCTGGACCACACCGGTCCGGTCTTCTGCTCCGGGGCGGACCTGAAGGAGACCGCCGCCGCGTACGCCAGCGGGTCCGTGCCGGCCCGGATGCTGGGCGACGTGCTGGTGGCGGTACGGGAGTGCCCGAAGCCGGTGGTGGCGAAGGTGGCCGGGCCGGCACGAGCCGGTGGGCTCGGCCTGATCGCGGCAGCCGACCTGGCCGTCTGCGCCGAGGAGGCCACCTTCGCCTTCACCGAGGTGCGGCTCGGGGTCATCCCGGCGGTGATCTCCGCGACCGTGCTGCCGCGGCTGCAGCCGCGGGCCGCCGCCGAGCTCTACCTGACGGGGGACACCTTCGACGGTCGCCGGGCCGCCGAGATCGGCCTGGTCACCGCCGCCGTGCCGGGGAGCGGGCTGGCCGCGGCGGTCGAGCGGTACTGCGCGTCGCTGGTCCGCGGGGCACCGAGGGCGCTGGCGGGCACCAAGGAGCTGCTGCGCCGGCCGGCCGCCACCGACCTGCGGACGGAGATCGCCGAGCTGTCCGCGCTCTCCGTTGGATACTTCCTCTCCGAGGAGGGCCGCGAGGGGGTGCTCGCGTTCCGCGAAAAACGGGACCCGGCCTGGGTGCCGGCCTCGCCGGAGTGA
- a CDS encoding MOSC domain-containing protein, with amino-acid sequence MTGRLAAVNLAVVTEAEWAGDASGRTGIDKRPVDGPVLLRVDGVAGDFIGERAHHGGPDQAVYAYAEEDAAWWAAELGRGIRPGGFGENLTTYAVDVTGAVIGEQWAVGSALLQITKPRIPCATFAGFWGMPDLIKRFTARAAPGAYLRVLREGEAGAGDPVEVVERPAHGVTIGEMFRALTLEPELLPRLLEVSDLPEPIREKVRRRLTGSRS; translated from the coding sequence ATGACGGGCAGGCTGGCGGCGGTGAACCTCGCCGTGGTGACCGAGGCGGAGTGGGCGGGCGACGCGAGCGGTCGTACCGGCATCGACAAGCGCCCGGTGGACGGGCCGGTGCTGCTGCGGGTCGACGGGGTGGCCGGCGACTTCATCGGCGAGCGGGCCCACCACGGCGGTCCGGACCAGGCGGTGTACGCCTACGCGGAGGAGGACGCCGCGTGGTGGGCGGCCGAGCTGGGCCGGGGCATCCGGCCGGGTGGCTTCGGCGAAAACCTGACCACGTACGCGGTCGACGTGACCGGGGCGGTCATCGGGGAGCAGTGGGCGGTCGGTTCCGCGCTGCTCCAGATCACCAAGCCGCGCATCCCGTGTGCCACCTTCGCCGGGTTCTGGGGCATGCCCGACCTGATCAAGCGGTTCACCGCCCGCGCCGCACCGGGGGCGTACCTGCGGGTGCTGCGGGAGGGCGAGGCGGGCGCCGGCGACCCGGTCGAGGTGGTGGAGCGCCCCGCGCACGGAGTGACCATCGGCGAGATGTTCCGGGCGCTGACCCTGGAACCGGAGCTGCTGCCTCGGCTGCTCGAGGTGTCCGATCTGCCCGAACCGATCCGGGAGAAGGTGCGCCGCCGGCTCACCGGCAGCCGTTCCTGA
- a CDS encoding GlsB/YeaQ/YmgE family stress response membrane protein: protein MELTVWGIITALVVGLIVGALGRLVVPGRQNMPMWLHMLIGVGAALLGTVLARALGIATETAGIDWMELLVQVVLAAIAVALVAGVGRRRSVTRY from the coding sequence GTGGAGCTCACCGTTTGGGGCATCATCACCGCGCTCGTTGTTGGTCTGATCGTCGGCGCTCTTGGCCGCCTGGTCGTGCCGGGCCGTCAGAACATGCCGATGTGGCTGCACATGCTGATCGGCGTGGGTGCCGCGCTGCTCGGTACGGTGCTGGCCCGGGCTCTGGGCATCGCGACCGAGACCGCCGGCATCGACTGGATGGAACTGCTGGTCCAGGTCGTGCTGGCCGCCATCGCCGTGGCCCTGGTGGCCGGCGTCGGCCGGCGCCGCAGCGTCACCCGGTACTGA
- a CDS encoding GlsB/YeaQ/YmgE family stress response membrane protein: protein MELTVWGIITALVVGLIVGALGRLVVPGRQNMPMWLHMLIGVGAALLGTVLARALGIATETAGIDWMELLVQVVLAAIAVALVAGVGRRRSVTRY from the coding sequence GTGGAGCTCACCGTTTGGGGCATCATCACCGCGCTCGTTGTTGGTCTGATCGTCGGCGCTCTGGGCCGCCTGGTCGTGCCGGGCCGTCAGAACATGCCGATGTGGCTGCACATGCTGATCGGCGTGGGTGCCGCGCTGCTCGGTACGGTGCTGGCCCGGGCTCTGGGCATCGCGACCGAGACCGCCGGCATCGACTGGATGGAACTGCTGGTCCAGGTCGTGCTGGCCGCCATCGCCGTGGCCCTGGTGGCCGGCGTGGGTCGTCGCCGGAGTGTCACCCGGTACTGA
- the lepA gene encoding translation elongation factor 4 → MPPTLDPGANAPGATDPARIRNFCIIAHIDHGKSTLADRMLQLTGVVDPRQMRAQYLDRMDIERERGITIKSQAVRMPWTIRDGDRAGEQAVLNMIDTPGHVDFTYEVSRSLAACEGAILLVDAAQGIEAQTLANLYLALENDLRIIPVLNKIDLPAAQPEKYAEELAHLIGVDPADCIKVSGKTGEGVPHLLDEIVRQFVPPVGEAEAPARAMIFDSVYDVYRGVVTYVRVVDGRISARDRIKMMSTGATHELLEIGVISPEMQKADALGVGEVGYLITGVKDVRQSRVGDTVTVNANPAREPLGGYKDPKPMVYSGLYPIDGSDYPNLRDALDKLKLNDAALTYEPETSGALGFGFRCGFLGLLHLEIIRERLEREFNLDLISTAPNVVYRAIQEDGEEVTVTNPSEYPTGKIAEVYEPTVRATVLTPNDYVGAVMELCQGRRGSLMGMDYLSADRVELRYTLPLAEIIFDFFDQLKSRTKGYASLDYEPSGEQASDLVKVDILLHGEPVDAFSAIVHKDKAYNYGVSIAAKLRNLIPRQQFEVPIQAAIGSRVIARETIRAIRKDVLAKCYGGDISRKRKLLEKQKEGKKRMKMVGRVEVPQEAFIAALSSEAGDVKAPGKK, encoded by the coding sequence GTGCCACCGACGCTCGATCCCGGCGCGAACGCTCCTGGTGCCACCGACCCGGCGCGGATCAGGAACTTCTGCATCATCGCCCACATCGACCACGGGAAGTCGACCCTGGCCGACCGGATGCTGCAGCTCACCGGCGTGGTCGACCCCCGGCAGATGCGCGCCCAGTACCTCGACCGGATGGACATCGAGCGCGAGCGCGGCATCACCATCAAGAGCCAGGCCGTCCGGATGCCGTGGACCATCCGGGACGGCGACCGGGCCGGTGAGCAGGCCGTGCTCAACATGATCGACACCCCGGGGCACGTGGACTTCACGTACGAGGTGTCCCGTTCGCTGGCCGCCTGCGAGGGGGCCATCCTGCTGGTCGACGCCGCCCAGGGCATCGAGGCGCAGACGCTGGCCAACCTCTACCTGGCGCTCGAGAACGACCTGCGCATCATCCCGGTGCTCAACAAGATCGACCTGCCGGCCGCCCAGCCCGAGAAGTACGCCGAGGAGCTGGCCCACCTGATCGGTGTCGACCCGGCCGACTGCATCAAGGTCTCCGGCAAGACCGGCGAGGGTGTGCCGCACCTGCTCGACGAGATCGTCCGGCAGTTCGTCCCGCCGGTCGGCGAGGCCGAGGCCCCCGCCCGGGCGATGATCTTCGACTCGGTCTACGACGTCTACCGGGGCGTGGTCACCTACGTGCGGGTGGTCGACGGGCGGATCAGCGCCCGGGACCGGATCAAGATGATGTCCACCGGCGCCACCCACGAACTGCTGGAGATCGGCGTCATCTCGCCGGAGATGCAGAAGGCCGACGCGCTCGGCGTCGGCGAGGTGGGCTACCTGATCACCGGCGTGAAGGACGTGCGCCAGTCCCGGGTCGGTGACACGGTCACCGTCAACGCCAACCCGGCCAGGGAGCCGCTGGGCGGCTACAAGGACCCGAAGCCGATGGTCTACTCCGGCCTCTACCCGATCGACGGGTCCGACTATCCCAACCTGCGCGACGCGCTGGACAAGCTCAAGCTCAACGACGCCGCGCTGACCTATGAGCCGGAGACCTCCGGCGCGCTCGGTTTCGGTTTCCGCTGCGGCTTCCTCGGCCTGCTGCACCTGGAGATCATCCGGGAGCGGCTGGAGCGTGAGTTCAACCTCGACCTGATCTCCACCGCCCCGAACGTGGTCTACCGGGCCATCCAGGAGGACGGCGAGGAGGTCACGGTGACCAACCCGAGCGAGTACCCGACCGGCAAGATCGCCGAGGTGTACGAGCCGACCGTGCGGGCCACCGTGCTCACCCCGAACGACTACGTCGGCGCGGTGATGGAGCTCTGCCAGGGGCGCCGGGGCAGCCTGATGGGGATGGACTACCTCTCCGCCGACCGGGTGGAGTTGCGCTACACGCTCCCGCTGGCCGAGATCATCTTCGACTTCTTCGACCAGTTGAAGAGCCGGACCAAGGGCTATGCCTCGCTGGACTACGAGCCCTCCGGTGAGCAGGCGTCCGACCTGGTCAAGGTCGACATCCTGCTGCACGGCGAGCCGGTCGACGCGTTCAGTGCGATCGTGCACAAGGACAAGGCGTACAACTACGGGGTCAGCATCGCGGCCAAGCTGCGCAACCTGATCCCGCGCCAGCAGTTCGAGGTGCCGATCCAGGCTGCGATCGGCAGCCGGGTGATCGCCCGGGAGACCATCCGGGCGATCCGCAAGGACGTGCTCGCCAAGTGCTACGGCGGTGACATCAGCCGGAAGCGCAAGCTGCTCGAGAAGCAGAAGGAAGGCAAGAAGCGGATGAAGATGGTCGGCCGGGTGGAGGTCCCGCAGGAGGCCTTCATCGCCGCGCTCTCCTCCGAGGCCGGGGACGTCAAGGCGCCCGGCAAGAAGTGA
- a CDS encoding DUF4240 domain-containing protein has product MRTDDFWQLIEQARTGAGGEPDAVAARAVALLAERDPEDIVGYARHQRRVLAASYRVDLWGAAYLINGGASDDGFEYFRGWLITQGRAVFAKAVGDPDSLAELPQVRAASLSGEEFECEDMLAVPWEAYRKATATDLPAERDPVPVPDLNDFWDFDDEEEARRRLPRLAALFVEPPAE; this is encoded by the coding sequence ATGAGGACCGACGACTTCTGGCAGCTGATCGAACAGGCCCGGACCGGTGCCGGGGGAGAGCCCGATGCCGTCGCCGCCCGGGCCGTCGCCCTGCTCGCCGAGCGGGACCCGGAGGACATCGTCGGGTACGCCCGCCACCAGCGCCGGGTGCTGGCCGCCTCGTACCGGGTCGACCTCTGGGGCGCGGCCTATCTGATCAACGGCGGCGCCTCCGACGACGGCTTCGAGTACTTCCGCGGCTGGCTGATCACCCAGGGCCGGGCGGTCTTCGCCAAGGCGGTCGGCGACCCCGACTCCCTCGCCGAGCTGCCGCAGGTCCGGGCCGCCTCGCTCAGCGGCGAGGAGTTCGAGTGCGAGGACATGCTCGCGGTGCCCTGGGAGGCGTACCGGAAGGCGACCGCGACCGACCTGCCGGCGGAGCGCGACCCGGTCCCCGTGCCCGACCTCAACGACTTCTGGGACTTCGACGACGAGGAGGAGGCCCGTCGCCGGCTGCCCCGGCTCGCCGCGCTCTTCGTCGAGCCGCCCGCGGAGTGA
- a CDS encoding phosphotransferase, with protein MPAISLPPVPYEATAVRPGWAALPAGLRHAVAARLGGPPVAVRVAGAGFTRGFAAVLETADGARAFVKAASLTEQRHLVDWYAHEAAVLARLPAGLPVPRPRWALTEAGWYALCLDAIDGRTPRLPWNPAELDATLAAYAEVAAALADPPTELVALGLPHLADLAREDILWWGEVAAGREPAPALPPWARARLPELVALESRLPPYAGEVGPGGLRSGHPAGGLIHCDLRVDNVLIDPAGRAWICDWNWLCHGPAWFDLAGLLTTAYASGLDADVAFATHPAAAGAPSDALDVTLAALSGYLLTSAAAGASTASPHIRAHQRWSGEQTLGWLAARRGWA; from the coding sequence GTGCCCGCGATCTCGCTGCCCCCGGTGCCGTACGAGGCGACGGCCGTCCGCCCGGGCTGGGCCGCGCTGCCGGCCGGCCTGCGGCACGCGGTCGCGGCGCGGCTCGGCGGCCCGCCGGTGGCGGTGCGGGTGGCCGGCGCAGGCTTCACCCGGGGCTTCGCGGCGGTGCTGGAGACCGCCGACGGCGCGCGGGCCTTCGTGAAGGCGGCGTCGCTGACCGAGCAGCGGCACCTGGTCGACTGGTACGCCCACGAGGCCGCCGTCCTGGCCCGGCTCCCCGCCGGCCTGCCGGTCCCCCGCCCACGCTGGGCGCTCACCGAGGCCGGCTGGTACGCGCTCTGCCTGGACGCCATCGACGGTCGGACGCCCCGGCTGCCCTGGAACCCGGCCGAGCTGGACGCCACCCTGGCCGCATACGCCGAGGTCGCCGCCGCACTCGCCGATCCACCCACGGAGCTGGTCGCGCTCGGGCTGCCGCACCTCGCCGACCTGGCCCGCGAGGACATCCTCTGGTGGGGCGAGGTGGCCGCCGGCCGCGAGCCGGCACCGGCGCTGCCGCCGTGGGCGCGGGCCCGGCTGCCGGAGCTGGTGGCCCTGGAGTCCCGCCTCCCGCCGTACGCCGGCGAGGTCGGCCCCGGCGGGCTCAGGTCGGGCCACCCGGCGGGTGGCTTGATCCACTGCGACCTGCGAGTGGACAACGTGCTGATCGACCCCGCCGGCCGGGCCTGGATCTGCGACTGGAACTGGCTCTGTCACGGCCCGGCCTGGTTCGATCTGGCCGGCCTGCTGACCACCGCGTACGCCAGCGGCCTGGACGCGGACGTGGCCTTCGCCACCCACCCGGCGGCGGCCGGCGCTCCCTCCGACGCGCTCGACGTGACCCTGGCCGCCCTGTCGGGATACCTCCTCACCAGCGCCGCCGCGGGGGCGTCCACCGCCTCCCCGCACATCCGCGCGCACCAGCGGTGGAGCGGCGAGCAGACGCTCGGCTGGCTGGCCGCCCGGCGGGGCTGGGCCTGA
- the rpsT gene encoding 30S ribosomal protein S20, with protein sequence MANIKSQIKRNRQNEKRRLRNKSVKSSLKTAIRKFHEAAEAGDVEQATALMRDAAKKLDKAASKGVIHANQAANRKSAIAKRVASFPA encoded by the coding sequence GTGGCGAACATCAAGTCCCAGATCAAGCGCAACCGGCAGAACGAGAAGCGCCGGCTGCGTAACAAGTCGGTCAAGTCGTCGCTGAAGACCGCCATCCGGAAGTTCCACGAGGCTGCCGAGGCCGGCGACGTCGAGCAGGCCACCGCGCTCATGCGGGACGCCGCCAAGAAGCTGGACAAGGCCGCCAGCAAGGGCGTCATCCACGCCAACCAGGCGGCCAACCGCAAGTCGGCGATCGCCAAGCGCGTCGCCTCGTTCCCGGCCTGA